In Toxotes jaculatrix isolate fToxJac2 chromosome 12, fToxJac2.pri, whole genome shotgun sequence, the following are encoded in one genomic region:
- the LOC121191110 gene encoding protein sprouty homolog 3: MDPAHSFRMELDGQVPVLSLDQIRAIRANNDYVDRPVALEPASQSGFFYAHDDRYPHGVHTHHSQPPFQSALPRSQSQQQQAHLSHLSRSSTISSSMSRTSATSDQRLLAGLTPSHSLLGSVVRSQPKGELKPDASLGKGLTEDEAELGLHLFICERCGRCKCQECCAPRRLPSCWACGQRCLCSAESAVEYGTCLCCVKGLFYHCSAQDDEDNCADRPCSCTPAHACARWGTMGLLALCLPCLCCYPPARLCLALCQCAHDRATRPGCRCSNTNTVCRKISASNPNPGHPSLRSKALEKPL; encoded by the coding sequence ATGGACCCTGCTCATTCCTTTAGGATGGAGCTGGATGGGCAGGTTCCAGTGCTGTCGCTCGACCAGATACGTGCCATCCGGGCCAACAATGACTATGTGGATAGGCCCGTGGCGCTGGAACCGGCATCACAGTCCGGATTTTTTTATGCTCACGATGACCGTTACCCTCATGGAGTCCACACTCATCACTCCCAGCCCCCCTTCCAGTCTGCCCTGCCACGCAGCCaaagtcagcagcagcaagcTCACCTGTCCCACCTGAGCCGTTCCAGTACCATAAGCTCTTCCATGTCTCGGACCAGTGCCACGTCAGACCAGCGGCTACTGGCAGGTTTGACGCCCTCTCACTCTTTGCTAGGTTCAGTTGTCCGTTCTCAACCTAAAGGGGAACTCAAGCCCGATGCATCCCTGGGTAAAGGCCTAACAGAGGATGAGGCCGAGCTGGGCCTTCATCTGTTCATCTGCGAGCGGTGTGGTCGCTGCAAGTGCCAAGAGTGCTGTGCCCCCCGCCGCCTGCCTTCCTGCTGGGCCTGTGGACAGCgctgtctgtgctctgctgaGAGTGCCGTGGAGTACGGCACTTGCTTGTGCTGCGTTAAAGGCTTATTCTATCACTGCTCCGCCCAGGATGACGAGGATAACTGTGCTGACCGGCCGTGCTCCTGTACTCCAGCCCACGCCTGTGCCCGCTGGGGCACTATGGGGCTGCTGGCGCTCTGCCTGCCCTGCCTCTGCTGCTACCCCCCTGCCAGGCTGTGCCTTGCCCTGTGCCAGTGTGCCCACGACCGGGCCACCCGCCCAGGCTGCAGGTGCAGCAACACCAACACTGTGTGCCGCAAGATTTCTGCCtccaaccctaaccctggtCATCCCTCGCTCCGCAGCAAAGCTCTGGAGAAGCCGTTATGA